A single genomic interval of Thermodesulfobacteriota bacterium harbors:
- a CDS encoding DUF6516 family protein produces the protein MRYTFHWQDRNGNLLLRRDNADHWPHLETSAHRRPVGNAQTAKPPSDAATLREVLLAIRRRDSTAGPPVNATGRVGFPSRLPLGELETPRTRYTGGFEGCGASTAGKYNPAQG, from the coding sequence AAGACCGAAACGGGAACCTCCTCCTCCGAAGGGACAACGCCGACCACTGGCCCCACCTCGAGACATCTGCGCACCGCCGGCCTGTGGGAAACGCCCAGACAGCCAAGCCACCATCCGACGCAGCTACCCTGAGGGAAGTCCTGTTGGCCATCCGTCGCAGGGACTCGACGGCCGGGCCCCCGGTAAACGCAACCGGCCGTGTGGGCTTCCCTAGCCGCCTCCCGCTCGGAGAACTGGAGACACCCCGCACCCGCTACACAGGGGGCTTCGAAGGGTGCGGGGCGAGCACAGCCGGCAAGTACAACCCAGCACAAGGCTGA